The Salvia miltiorrhiza cultivar Shanhuang (shh) chromosome 1, IMPLAD_Smil_shh, whole genome shotgun sequence genome has a window encoding:
- the LOC130990619 gene encoding putative late blight resistance protein homolog R1A-10 isoform X1 has translation MAAYAALVSVMHIIDNLQLHPRPPISLHLKQLHSLTQKLTFLLEFLEGYNPHLGYTTEADPLESRIADAAHAAEDVIESHIVDQITSEGEKMSSDALYEALEKVIEDMALIEKEAMEIKETVGVRHQLHRKSTPRSSSIGKKKKSRMVGVDDVLYALKDKLTSHSKDLQIIPIAGMGGLGKTTLALNLYQDRLITHHFNICVWATISQEYTIRGILAQLLRQLIDEESGHDLSVSVLGNKLYQHLYSRRFLIVLDDMWSINAWDGVRNYFPDNKNGSRIVVTTRLSNLAVKLTNSHSLGLKLLNEADSWELLSKTVFGEDVCPPELEEIGKKIAKGCKGLPLSIVVVGGFLAKSKHTREFWEYIDENLNSIVNLEDNERCLKILHMSYKQLPVYLKPCFLYMGVFLEDEEIRTSRLIKLWIAEGLLKPISGKSLEEIAKDNLEDLTGRNLVLSHELGSTGNIKKCKIHDLLRDLCLREAEKERFYTLTPQGIANAAQRRIVILKDEDINALSPVSLARSLMWNLNEKLVVPLLSLRLLRLLDSSSYRCPADAKFIENVHQLVNLRFLVFSAPLKSNFPCSIWLCWNLQTFIVDGEMKEFTPTDIWYMPHIRHVRLFRFLFPDPPNGQDDIILENLQSLGIVENFKCSKQVVERVPNIRKLTINYDEQIDDGRYCLENLDCLEKLECLASCFLEEINPSVMRLISFPQSLKKLYLQISSSQCWEDVLDKIGGLALLEKLTLEFGCFGKGQWETSEGQFRSLKYLCLGWCDGLQVWATESFHFPCLEQLLLFRVDELKEIPFEFGEVSTLRLIDVRYCSDSVVESAQRILEEQEDLYGEEGALQVIATLWSTNEALESFASPNFSVI, from the coding sequence ATGGCAGCTTATGCAGCTCTGGTTTCTGTTATGCATATCATAGATAACCTTCAGCTTCATCCTCGCCCTCCTATTTCTCTACACCTTAAACAACTTCACTCTCTCACTCAAAAGCTTACTTTCCTCCTAGAATTTCTCGAAGGTTATAACCCTCATCTTGGCTACACCacagaagcagatcccttggagAGTCGCATTGCAGATGCAGCTCATGCAGCTGAAGACGTGATTGAGTCTCACATTGTGGATCAGATCACAAGTGAGGGGGAAAAGATGAGCTCCGACGCCTTGTATGAAGCTCTAGAGAAGGTGATCGAAGATATGGCGTTGATCGAAAAGGAGGCCATGGAAATCAAAGAGACTGTGGGAGTCCGACATCAGCTGCACAGAAAATCAACACCTCGATCTTCGTCGAttgggaagaagaagaagagtagGATGGTGGGTGTTGATGATGTCTTGTATGCTTTGAAGGATAAGCTCACTTCTCATAGCAAAGATCTACAAATCATTCCTATTGCAGGGATGGGTGGCTTAGGTAAGACTACTCTTGCTTTAAATCTTTATCAAGACCGTCTTATTACGCACCATTTCAATATCTGTGTTTGGGCTACAATCTCCCAAGAATACACCATTAGAGGAATTTTGGCACAACTTCTTCGTCAACTAATTGATGAAGAAAGTGGTCATGATTTGAGTGTGAGTGTATTAGGAAATAAGTTGTATCAACATCTGTATTCTAGAAGATTCCTAATTGTattggatgatatgtggagcaTTAATGCATGGGATGGAGTTAGGAATTATTTTCCGGATAACAAAAATGGTAGCAGAATAGTGGTGACAACTAGGCTATCAAATTTGGCTGTGAAATTAACCAACTCTCATAGCCTTGGGTTAAAACTTTTGAATGAGGCTGATAGTTGGGAGCTTCTCTCCAAAACTGTGTTTGGAGAAGATGTTTGCCCACCTGAACTGGAGGAAATTGGGAAGAAAATAGCAAAAGGTTGCAAAGGACTTCCATTGTCTATTGTTGTGGTTGGAGGATTTCTGGCTAAGTCCAAACATACAAGAGAATTTTGGGAATATATAGATGAAAACTTAAATTCAATAGTGAATTTAGAGGATAATGAGCGTTGCTTGAAAATATTACACATGAGCTACAAGCAATTGCCGGTTTATTTGAAACCATGTTTTCTTTATATGGGAGTTTTTCTCGAAGATGAAGAGATTCGTACCTCAAGGTTGATTAAATTATGGATTGCTGAAGGATTGCTAAAACCGATAAGTGGGAAAAGCTTGGAAGAGATAGCAAAAGACAACTTGGAGGACCTTACTGGTAGGAATCTCGTTCTGAGTCATGAGTTGGGTAGCACTGGAAACATAAAGAAGTGCAAAATTCATGACTTGTTGCGAGACTTGTGTCTGAGAGAAGCTGAAAAGGAAAGGTTTTATACACTCACTCCTCAAGGAATAGCAAATGCTGCCCAACGCCGCATTGTTATTTTAAAGGATGAAGATATAAACGCCTTGTCGCCCGTGTCACTAGCTCGTTCTTTGATGTGGAATCTTAATGAGAAGCTAGTAGTACCACTGCTTAGTTTGAGGTTACTAAGGTTATTGGACTCGAGTAGCTATCGATGCCCTGCAGATGCAAAATTCATAGAAAACGTGCATCAATTAGTTAACTTACGATTCCTTGTTTTCTCAGCTCCACTTAAGTCCAATTTCCCTTGTTCAATTTGGCTATGTTGGAACCTACAAACATTTATTGTTGATGGCGAGATGAAGGAGTTTACACCAACTGATATTTGGTACATGCCTCACATTAGGCATGTTCGCTTGTTTAGGTTTCTATTCCCGGATCCTCCTAACGGCCAAGATGACATTATTCTGGAAAATCTGCAGTCGTTGGGGATAGTAGAGAACTTCAAGTGTAGCAAGCAAGTGGTTGAGAGAGTTCCCAATATCAGAAAGttaacaataaattatgatgAGCAAATTGATGATGGCAGATATTGTCTCGAAAATCTTGATTGCCTAGAGAAACTTGAGTGCTTGGCTTCTTGTTTTCTTGAAGAGATCAATCCAAGTGTGATGAGGCTAATTAGCTTCCCACAGTCTCTCAAGAAGTTGTATTTACAAATAAGCTCATCTCAATGTTGGGAAGACGTATTGGATAAGATAGGTGGCTTGGCGTTGCTTGAGAAGCTCACACTTGAATTCGGGTGCTTCGGAAAAGGGCAGTGGGAAACAAGTGAAGGCCAATTCCGGAGCCTCAAATACTTGTGTCTTGGCTGGTGTGATGGTCTACAAGTTTGGGCAACAGAAAGCTTCCACTTTCCCTGCCTTGAGCAGCTTCTTCTTTTCAGAGtagatgagctcaaggagatcccTTTCGAGTTTGGAGAAGTGTCCACACTTAGACTCATCGACGTGAGATATTGCAGCGATTCAGTTGTCGAATCTGCTCAAAGAATATTAGAGGAACAAGAGGATTTATATGGGGAAGAAGGAGCCCTTCAAGTCATAGCTACGCTCTGGAGCACCAATGAAGCACTCGAGAGCTTTGCAAGTCCCAACTTCAGTGTTATATGA
- the LOC130990619 gene encoding putative late blight resistance protein homolog R1A-10 isoform X2, which produces MSSDALYEALEKVIEDMALIEKEAMEIKETVGVRHQLHRKSTPRSSSIGKKKKSRMVGVDDVLYALKDKLTSHSKDLQIIPIAGMGGLGKTTLALNLYQDRLITHHFNICVWATISQEYTIRGILAQLLRQLIDEESGHDLSVSVLGNKLYQHLYSRRFLIVLDDMWSINAWDGVRNYFPDNKNGSRIVVTTRLSNLAVKLTNSHSLGLKLLNEADSWELLSKTVFGEDVCPPELEEIGKKIAKGCKGLPLSIVVVGGFLAKSKHTREFWEYIDENLNSIVNLEDNERCLKILHMSYKQLPVYLKPCFLYMGVFLEDEEIRTSRLIKLWIAEGLLKPISGKSLEEIAKDNLEDLTGRNLVLSHELGSTGNIKKCKIHDLLRDLCLREAEKERFYTLTPQGIANAAQRRIVILKDEDINALSPVSLARSLMWNLNEKLVVPLLSLRLLRLLDSSSYRCPADAKFIENVHQLVNLRFLVFSAPLKSNFPCSIWLCWNLQTFIVDGEMKEFTPTDIWYMPHIRHVRLFRFLFPDPPNGQDDIILENLQSLGIVENFKCSKQVVERVPNIRKLTINYDEQIDDGRYCLENLDCLEKLECLASCFLEEINPSVMRLISFPQSLKKLYLQISSSQCWEDVLDKIGGLALLEKLTLEFGCFGKGQWETSEGQFRSLKYLCLGWCDGLQVWATESFHFPCLEQLLLFRVDELKEIPFEFGEVSTLRLIDVRYCSDSVVESAQRILEEQEDLYGEEGALQVIATLWSTNEALESFASPNFSVI; this is translated from the coding sequence ATGAGCTCCGACGCCTTGTATGAAGCTCTAGAGAAGGTGATCGAAGATATGGCGTTGATCGAAAAGGAGGCCATGGAAATCAAAGAGACTGTGGGAGTCCGACATCAGCTGCACAGAAAATCAACACCTCGATCTTCGTCGAttgggaagaagaagaagagtagGATGGTGGGTGTTGATGATGTCTTGTATGCTTTGAAGGATAAGCTCACTTCTCATAGCAAAGATCTACAAATCATTCCTATTGCAGGGATGGGTGGCTTAGGTAAGACTACTCTTGCTTTAAATCTTTATCAAGACCGTCTTATTACGCACCATTTCAATATCTGTGTTTGGGCTACAATCTCCCAAGAATACACCATTAGAGGAATTTTGGCACAACTTCTTCGTCAACTAATTGATGAAGAAAGTGGTCATGATTTGAGTGTGAGTGTATTAGGAAATAAGTTGTATCAACATCTGTATTCTAGAAGATTCCTAATTGTattggatgatatgtggagcaTTAATGCATGGGATGGAGTTAGGAATTATTTTCCGGATAACAAAAATGGTAGCAGAATAGTGGTGACAACTAGGCTATCAAATTTGGCTGTGAAATTAACCAACTCTCATAGCCTTGGGTTAAAACTTTTGAATGAGGCTGATAGTTGGGAGCTTCTCTCCAAAACTGTGTTTGGAGAAGATGTTTGCCCACCTGAACTGGAGGAAATTGGGAAGAAAATAGCAAAAGGTTGCAAAGGACTTCCATTGTCTATTGTTGTGGTTGGAGGATTTCTGGCTAAGTCCAAACATACAAGAGAATTTTGGGAATATATAGATGAAAACTTAAATTCAATAGTGAATTTAGAGGATAATGAGCGTTGCTTGAAAATATTACACATGAGCTACAAGCAATTGCCGGTTTATTTGAAACCATGTTTTCTTTATATGGGAGTTTTTCTCGAAGATGAAGAGATTCGTACCTCAAGGTTGATTAAATTATGGATTGCTGAAGGATTGCTAAAACCGATAAGTGGGAAAAGCTTGGAAGAGATAGCAAAAGACAACTTGGAGGACCTTACTGGTAGGAATCTCGTTCTGAGTCATGAGTTGGGTAGCACTGGAAACATAAAGAAGTGCAAAATTCATGACTTGTTGCGAGACTTGTGTCTGAGAGAAGCTGAAAAGGAAAGGTTTTATACACTCACTCCTCAAGGAATAGCAAATGCTGCCCAACGCCGCATTGTTATTTTAAAGGATGAAGATATAAACGCCTTGTCGCCCGTGTCACTAGCTCGTTCTTTGATGTGGAATCTTAATGAGAAGCTAGTAGTACCACTGCTTAGTTTGAGGTTACTAAGGTTATTGGACTCGAGTAGCTATCGATGCCCTGCAGATGCAAAATTCATAGAAAACGTGCATCAATTAGTTAACTTACGATTCCTTGTTTTCTCAGCTCCACTTAAGTCCAATTTCCCTTGTTCAATTTGGCTATGTTGGAACCTACAAACATTTATTGTTGATGGCGAGATGAAGGAGTTTACACCAACTGATATTTGGTACATGCCTCACATTAGGCATGTTCGCTTGTTTAGGTTTCTATTCCCGGATCCTCCTAACGGCCAAGATGACATTATTCTGGAAAATCTGCAGTCGTTGGGGATAGTAGAGAACTTCAAGTGTAGCAAGCAAGTGGTTGAGAGAGTTCCCAATATCAGAAAGttaacaataaattatgatgAGCAAATTGATGATGGCAGATATTGTCTCGAAAATCTTGATTGCCTAGAGAAACTTGAGTGCTTGGCTTCTTGTTTTCTTGAAGAGATCAATCCAAGTGTGATGAGGCTAATTAGCTTCCCACAGTCTCTCAAGAAGTTGTATTTACAAATAAGCTCATCTCAATGTTGGGAAGACGTATTGGATAAGATAGGTGGCTTGGCGTTGCTTGAGAAGCTCACACTTGAATTCGGGTGCTTCGGAAAAGGGCAGTGGGAAACAAGTGAAGGCCAATTCCGGAGCCTCAAATACTTGTGTCTTGGCTGGTGTGATGGTCTACAAGTTTGGGCAACAGAAAGCTTCCACTTTCCCTGCCTTGAGCAGCTTCTTCTTTTCAGAGtagatgagctcaaggagatcccTTTCGAGTTTGGAGAAGTGTCCACACTTAGACTCATCGACGTGAGATATTGCAGCGATTCAGTTGTCGAATCTGCTCAAAGAATATTAGAGGAACAAGAGGATTTATATGGGGAAGAAGGAGCCCTTCAAGTCATAGCTACGCTCTGGAGCACCAATGAAGCACTCGAGAGCTTTGCAAGTCCCAACTTCAGTGTTATATGA